One genomic segment of Paenibacillus xylanexedens includes these proteins:
- a CDS encoding polysaccharide pyruvyl transferase family protein, which yields MLGTNNIHPMEELKGHLLQILKVIPPRTDIYYLDYPVHSNGGDLLIMKGTEAFFRDNHINVLARYSILDCPLSLKVPEGITIVLHGGGNFGDLYPAHQKLRERMIAQHPNHRIVILPQTMFYKSDIELKKTAQVFNRHKDVHFFVRDTLSYEIASKEFQHTNVYLSPDMAHQLWPLKSKSQPVADMLYFFRKDIEKTQNQVHYESISGPKATFKDWETLYNRVDRKIIRMISSRLKSGKGNALSRWLWYKYSDRMVHTAVKEFNKYKTVTTSRLHGHILACLLDQPNILLDNSYGKNSNYYTAWTRNNPVGRLEAGQTCTYNQSTKAGKGSGAVVLSDGAAL from the coding sequence AACAATATTCATCCCATGGAAGAGTTAAAGGGACACTTACTTCAGATTCTGAAGGTCATTCCCCCGCGTACCGATATCTATTATCTGGATTACCCGGTTCACAGCAATGGTGGAGACTTGTTGATTATGAAAGGTACGGAAGCTTTCTTCCGAGACAATCATATTAATGTACTTGCCAGATACAGCATTCTGGATTGCCCTTTGTCCCTTAAGGTACCGGAAGGTATCACGATCGTGCTGCACGGTGGGGGCAACTTTGGTGATCTGTACCCGGCTCATCAGAAATTGAGAGAACGAATGATTGCCCAGCATCCGAATCACCGGATTGTTATTCTGCCTCAGACGATGTTTTACAAAAGTGATATTGAATTGAAAAAGACAGCACAGGTATTCAATCGTCATAAGGATGTACACTTTTTTGTCCGGGATACATTATCTTATGAGATTGCCAGTAAAGAGTTTCAACACACGAACGTATACCTTTCTCCGGATATGGCGCATCAGTTGTGGCCTCTCAAATCCAAAAGCCAACCTGTTGCCGATATGCTCTATTTCTTCCGGAAAGATATTGAGAAAACTCAGAATCAGGTACATTACGAATCCATCAGTGGGCCTAAGGCCACATTCAAAGACTGGGAGACATTGTATAACCGGGTAGATCGGAAGATCATTCGCATGATCTCATCCCGTTTGAAATCAGGGAAAGGTAACGCTCTCTCCCGCTGGTTGTGGTACAAATACTCTGATCGGATGGTACATACAGCCGTAAAGGAATTCAATAAATACAAAACCGTCACTACATCTCGTCTGCATGGACATATTCTGGCTTGTCTTCTGGATCAACCGAACATTCTTTTGGACAATTCGTATGGCAAGAACTCGAATTATTATACAGCTTGGACGCGGAACAATCCGGTAGGCAGACTGGAAGCTGGTCAGACCTGCACATATAACCAATCAACCAAGGCAGGTAAAGGATCTGGGGCGGTTGTGCTCTCGGATGGAGCAGCGCTATGA
- a CDS encoding sugar phosphate nucleotidyltransferase: protein MRSILLSGGSGKRLWPLSNDSRSKQFLKVLHGPEGEPESMVQRVWRQMNCAGLASQALIATSLPQVEILTSQLGDDVRLVVEPERRDTFPAIALAASYLYSVESVSLSETVAVLPVDPFVEKEFFEVLATLPEMLDKSGADLALMGVVPTYPSEKYGYIIPQSISSGNSNNEYVNVAKFQEKPCESNAALMIEQDALWNCGVFAFKLGYLINLLIEMELPIQYDEMLKQYGRLNKISFDYQVVEKANQIIAIPYNGFWKDLGTWNTLTEEMGTSVVGKGWITDDSHDTHLINELNIPVAILGLSGVVVAVSPDGILVSDKEASPRIKEILKNEDQRPMYEERRWGCYRVLDYTRNETGGEVLTKRICISAGKNLSYQYHLLRNEVWTVVSGTGELILDGKRRKISQGDTVIIDRSMLHSVRAVTELEIIEVQIGSQLIEEDIVRVSTEWQDIVQTYMKHV, encoded by the coding sequence ATGAGAAGTATCTTGTTATCCGGTGGATCGGGTAAGCGTCTCTGGCCATTATCCAACGATTCAAGGTCCAAGCAATTTCTTAAAGTGCTCCATGGACCCGAGGGTGAACCGGAATCGATGGTGCAACGGGTATGGCGGCAAATGAATTGTGCCGGACTTGCATCTCAGGCGTTGATTGCAACCAGTCTGCCACAGGTCGAGATTCTGACTTCACAGCTTGGAGACGATGTAAGACTAGTCGTGGAGCCGGAGCGCAGAGATACGTTTCCTGCCATTGCACTCGCCGCTTCTTATCTGTACTCGGTGGAGAGTGTGAGTCTGAGTGAAACGGTTGCTGTACTGCCTGTAGATCCTTTTGTCGAAAAGGAGTTCTTCGAGGTTCTGGCGACCTTGCCTGAGATGCTCGATAAGTCAGGTGCTGATCTGGCTTTAATGGGAGTGGTACCGACCTATCCTTCAGAGAAGTACGGATATATCATTCCGCAATCCATATCTTCCGGCAACAGTAACAACGAATACGTTAATGTAGCGAAGTTCCAGGAGAAACCCTGCGAATCCAATGCGGCCCTCATGATTGAGCAGGACGCATTATGGAATTGCGGGGTTTTTGCTTTTAAGCTGGGTTATTTGATCAATCTGCTGATTGAGATGGAACTACCGATCCAGTATGACGAGATGCTGAAGCAATACGGAAGATTGAACAAGATCAGTTTTGATTACCAGGTTGTCGAGAAAGCAAATCAGATTATTGCCATTCCGTATAACGGATTTTGGAAAGATCTGGGTACATGGAACACGCTAACGGAAGAGATGGGAACTTCGGTGGTAGGTAAAGGCTGGATTACGGATGATTCTCATGATACTCATCTGATCAATGAATTGAACATCCCGGTTGCCATTTTGGGGTTATCGGGTGTGGTTGTGGCCGTAAGTCCGGATGGCATTCTGGTCAGTGACAAAGAGGCTAGCCCACGCATCAAGGAAATCTTGAAAAACGAGGATCAACGCCCCATGTATGAGGAGCGCCGATGGGGGTGCTACCGGGTGCTGGATTATACGAGAAATGAAACCGGCGGCGAGGTTCTCACCAAACGAATCTGCATCAGTGCCGGGAAGAACCTGAGCTATCAATATCATCTGCTCCGCAATGAGGTATGGACGGTGGTGTCTGGAACAGGGGAATTGATTCTGGATGGCAAGCGTCGAAAGATCAGCCAGGGAGATACGGTGATTATTGATCGAAGCATGCTTCATTCCGTCAGAGCCGTTACTGAACTGGAGATCATTGAAGTGCAGATCGGTAGTCAATTGATTGAGGAAGATATCGTTAGAGTATCCACTGAATGGCAGGACATTGTTCAGACTTATATGAAGCACGTTTAA
- a CDS encoding UDP-glucose dehydrogenase family protein: MNITVIGTGYVGLVSGVCFSELGNNVICVDNNVEKVTMLTDGHVPIYEPGLKEVMTSNMEAGRLTFTTNIQDAIHRSDIIIIAVGTPSLPNGEANLSYIELVAREIGSYMDNYKIIMTKSTVPVGTNDRIQEWISSLTSHAFDMASVPEFLREGTAVKDTLYPDRIVIGTHSERAVATLKELHQPLTDQIIVTDIRSAEMIKYASNAFLATKISFINEISNICEKVGADVGRVAEGMGYDRRIGASFLKAGIGYGGSCFPKDTQALIQIAGNVDYDFKLLKSVVEVNKDQRFNVIRKLEEALDVLDGKQIAVWGLAFKPDTDDVRDAPAVEIIQRLLDQGATVKAYDPIATENFRKEVDSPGITWTSSAMEAAEDADALCVLTEWKEFMEVDLTELAVHMKQPILIDGRNIYEEDQIKDTAFQYYSVGRPGLTNIDGRKTAVL, translated from the coding sequence ATGAATATTACGGTGATTGGAACAGGTTATGTAGGTTTGGTATCAGGCGTATGTTTTTCGGAACTGGGAAATAACGTGATATGCGTCGACAATAATGTAGAAAAAGTGACTATGCTGACGGATGGTCATGTTCCAATCTATGAACCGGGACTCAAGGAAGTCATGACTTCCAATATGGAAGCGGGCAGGCTGACCTTCACCACCAACATTCAGGATGCTATCCATCGTTCAGATATCATTATTATCGCGGTCGGAACGCCATCCCTGCCGAATGGTGAAGCGAATCTGAGTTATATTGAGCTTGTTGCACGAGAAATTGGTTCTTATATGGATAATTATAAAATAATAATGACTAAAAGCACTGTTCCTGTCGGAACCAATGATCGTATTCAGGAATGGATCAGCAGTTTGACGAGTCATGCGTTCGACATGGCATCGGTACCTGAGTTCCTTCGGGAAGGCACGGCTGTGAAGGATACACTGTATCCTGACCGGATAGTCATTGGGACACATAGCGAGAGGGCAGTCGCCACACTGAAAGAGCTGCATCAGCCACTAACCGATCAGATTATTGTAACGGATATTCGTTCGGCGGAGATGATTAAGTATGCCTCCAACGCTTTCCTGGCAACCAAGATTTCCTTTATCAACGAAATTTCTAATATCTGTGAAAAGGTAGGGGCGGATGTTGGTCGCGTTGCTGAAGGCATGGGGTATGACAGACGAATCGGTGCATCTTTTCTCAAGGCAGGCATTGGCTATGGAGGTTCCTGTTTCCCTAAGGATACACAAGCTCTGATTCAAATTGCAGGCAATGTCGATTATGACTTCAAACTGCTGAAATCCGTTGTGGAAGTGAACAAAGATCAACGTTTCAACGTGATTCGTAAGCTCGAAGAGGCATTAGACGTACTGGATGGCAAACAAATTGCGGTCTGGGGTCTTGCCTTCAAACCGGATACGGATGATGTACGGGATGCACCGGCGGTTGAAATTATTCAACGACTGCTTGATCAGGGAGCAACGGTTAAAGCTTACGATCCTATTGCTACGGAGAATTTCCGAAAGGAGGTTGATTCACCGGGCATTACATGGACATCTAGTGCAATGGAAGCCGCCGAGGATGCCGATGCGCTCTGTGTCCTAACCGAATGGAAGGAGTTTATGGAGGTAGATCTGACGGAACTGGCAGTGCATATGAAGCAACCGATTTTAATCGATGGAAGAAATATTTATGAAGAAGACCAGATCAAGGATACTGCTTTTCAATATTACTCTGTAGGTCGTCCAGGATTAACGAATATTGATGGAAGAAAAACTGCAGTTCTGTAA
- a CDS encoding LCP family protein, protein MKLKLGIKITLAVLILMIVIVLGYAIYLYLHVKSAADNIYEPREPIKQVSIVDNRGGGRFPIDMENQEPFNALILGVDERANDRGRSDTMIVLSVNPARKSVLMFNIPRDTRTSIVGHGTEDKINHAYAFGGVNMSVQTVEQFLGVPMDYYLKVDMEGFAKVIDLVGGVDVHNPFAFEYEGHRFEKGTLHLDGASALGFSRMRYDDPKGDLGRNDRQREIIKQVLKNTVQISTVFQLESLLGEVSEHVKTDISFDEMKQMLSNYRNVLEHVESVEIKGTGKKIDGVYYYMVEQSEKNRIHQLIKEHSRLNG, encoded by the coding sequence ATGAAACTCAAACTGGGGATCAAAATTACGTTAGCAGTTCTCATCCTTATGATAGTCATTGTACTTGGGTACGCAATCTATCTGTACCTCCATGTAAAATCAGCTGCAGACAACATCTATGAGCCCCGGGAACCCATCAAACAGGTATCTATTGTGGATAACAGGGGAGGAGGCAGGTTCCCCATAGACATGGAGAATCAGGAACCGTTCAACGCCCTGATTCTGGGTGTGGATGAGCGAGCCAATGATCGTGGACGCTCCGACACCATGATCGTGCTCAGTGTGAATCCAGCTCGAAAATCTGTGCTCATGTTTAATATCCCTCGCGATACGCGCACGAGCATCGTAGGGCATGGAACAGAGGACAAAATCAACCATGCCTATGCCTTTGGCGGTGTGAACATGTCTGTACAAACGGTTGAACAATTCCTCGGAGTCCCCATGGACTATTATTTGAAAGTGGATATGGAAGGATTCGCTAAAGTTATCGATTTGGTTGGTGGGGTAGATGTCCACAATCCTTTTGCCTTTGAATATGAGGGTCATCGATTTGAGAAGGGCACCCTCCACTTGGATGGTGCAAGTGCACTGGGATTTTCACGCATGCGTTATGATGATCCCAAGGGTGATCTTGGGCGAAATGACCGGCAGCGTGAAATTATCAAACAGGTATTGAAAAACACCGTTCAGATATCTACTGTATTTCAGTTGGAGTCATTGCTTGGAGAAGTAAGCGAACATGTCAAAACAGACATTTCATTTGATGAGATGAAGCAGATGCTCAGTAATTATCGCAACGTGCTGGAACATGTAGAATCGGTTGAAATTAAAGGTACAGGTAAGAAAATCGACGGAGTATATTACTACATGGTGGAACAGTCTGAGAAGAATCGGATACATCAGTTGATCAAAGAACACTCCCGGTTAAATGGATAA
- a CDS encoding WD40/YVTN/BNR-like repeat-containing protein: MRMFRLPKLVLIVILMYALMIPTTPNVVQSAESYQWDQIPIGGGGYVTAVVVHPTEPDLVYARTDIGGVYRLDPINNRWIPLLDHIESGESNLYGIDGIALDHQNPDIIYVAAGKYANGSPSDILKSTDRGATWTRTGLNLRNVSNGNIHRAMGESIAVNPSNSNYLHVGTRYDGLYTSSNGGDTWSQVREVPYGLSGQGIRSVVYGVNPAAKHEQVVYAGVRGIGIFAKMKRSNGQMTWELIRNSPESTARMTVSKSGILYVTTDNSGILKYNGKQWTNITPSSEYSSYYGISIDPSNDNHILAAVRTGGSNLPLYRSANSGQTWTSVNKTLNDRPPWWSSNMFFSATSSIVFDPHHPGRVYVSDWSGVFKTDDITQPMTQWDAITDGHEEVVALSAATPPQGAALFSGVADQVGFRHSDIFNTPIQKLPLAGMQEVVSIDYHEADPNQIIYLGSNDWYGTITKLFVSTDNGLTTTSVNVPAGSQLGRIAYSASNPNLIIYFPQKGKAVRSTDKGITWQSMNGLPSNNTGGESIFTYNQTLAADRTNGNKFYAYYAGHLYRTNNGGANWIKANIVALPQSEKIKVEAAPEMENVVWVSLGGAGLYASNSSGAAFTKIQNVQSSELFAFGKGKSGGVTPAVFIYGMVNQVKGFFRSDNMGLTWENITPATGIGIGNEPQVMEADRQTYGKVYVGTNGRGLFTGYFVQ; encoded by the coding sequence ATGCGTATGTTCAGGCTGCCTAAATTGGTATTGATCGTCATTTTAATGTATGCACTTATGATTCCGACAACCCCAAATGTTGTTCAGTCTGCTGAAAGTTATCAATGGGATCAGATACCCATTGGCGGTGGAGGTTACGTTACAGCGGTTGTTGTTCACCCAACGGAACCTGATTTGGTCTATGCTCGTACGGATATTGGTGGTGTCTATCGGCTCGATCCCATAAATAACAGGTGGATTCCTTTATTGGATCATATTGAGTCGGGCGAAAGTAATCTATACGGCATTGATGGGATTGCACTGGATCATCAGAATCCGGATATCATCTATGTTGCTGCCGGAAAGTATGCGAACGGGAGTCCCAGTGACATTTTGAAGTCGACAGATCGGGGCGCGACGTGGACCCGAACGGGATTAAATCTTCGTAATGTTTCCAATGGAAATATTCATAGGGCCATGGGGGAGAGTATCGCTGTCAACCCATCAAACTCAAATTATCTGCATGTAGGTACAAGATACGATGGATTATATACATCCAGTAATGGCGGAGATACATGGAGCCAAGTACGTGAAGTTCCCTATGGTCTCTCAGGGCAGGGGATTCGGAGTGTTGTATATGGAGTTAACCCGGCAGCTAAGCATGAGCAAGTTGTGTATGCCGGTGTAAGAGGCATTGGAATCTTTGCCAAAATGAAACGAAGCAATGGCCAGATGACCTGGGAATTGATTAGAAATAGCCCGGAGAGTACAGCTCGGATGACGGTTTCCAAAAGCGGAATTTTGTATGTGACAACAGATAACAGTGGAATCCTGAAATATAATGGTAAGCAATGGACTAATATTACCCCGAGTTCGGAATATTCATCCTACTATGGTATTAGTATTGATCCCTCCAATGATAATCACATTCTGGCGGCTGTTCGAACGGGTGGCAGTAACTTACCCTTATATCGCTCCGCCAATAGTGGTCAAACCTGGACCAGCGTGAACAAAACGTTGAACGACAGACCTCCATGGTGGTCATCTAATATGTTTTTTTCGGCGACATCAAGTATAGTATTTGATCCACATCATCCTGGTAGAGTATATGTCTCCGACTGGTCAGGTGTATTTAAAACAGATGACATCACACAACCGATGACCCAATGGGATGCGATTACAGATGGACACGAGGAAGTCGTTGCCCTTTCAGCTGCGACACCACCTCAAGGAGCCGCTTTATTTAGTGGTGTGGCTGATCAGGTAGGATTCAGGCATTCGGATATATTCAATACACCTATCCAAAAGCTCCCACTTGCAGGCATGCAGGAAGTGGTTAGCATCGATTATCACGAGGCAGATCCCAATCAGATCATTTATTTGGGGAGCAACGATTGGTATGGAACCATCACCAAGCTATTTGTGTCAACCGATAATGGACTGACAACTACCTCTGTGAACGTTCCGGCGGGTTCTCAATTGGGGCGTATAGCTTATTCGGCTTCCAATCCGAATTTAATTATTTATTTCCCGCAGAAAGGAAAGGCAGTGAGGAGCACCGATAAAGGTATAACCTGGCAAAGTATGAATGGACTTCCGTCAAACAATACTGGAGGAGAGTCCATATTCACGTATAATCAAACACTGGCAGCTGATCGAACAAATGGGAATAAGTTTTATGCGTATTACGCTGGACATTTGTATCGAACAAATAACGGTGGAGCTAACTGGATTAAGGCGAACATTGTTGCATTGCCGCAAAGTGAGAAAATCAAGGTGGAAGCTGCACCAGAAATGGAAAATGTAGTTTGGGTGAGTCTTGGGGGAGCAGGCTTGTATGCTTCTAATAGTTCCGGTGCTGCGTTCACCAAAATACAAAATGTACAATCGTCCGAATTATTTGCTTTTGGAAAAGGGAAATCGGGCGGAGTTACTCCTGCTGTCTTTATCTATGGCATGGTCAATCAGGTCAAAGGATTTTTCCGTTCCGACAATATGGGACTCACCTGGGAAAATATCACACCAGCAACAGGGATCGGTATCGGTAATGAGCCCCAAGTAATGGAAGCTGACCGCCAGACGTATGGAAAGGTCTATGTAGGTACGAATGGTCGTGGATTATTTACAGGCTATTTTGTCCAATAA
- a CDS encoding VanZ family protein: MLLIISWILFIWSMSAQSYQQQTIQPWLHQWSEQIQWVLSLPDIQFTYGEHHYSLNARPYDFAEFIFRKSAHVFVYAVLAVLVYCGMRYRRSGMKTCIGIALATVIVIASIDEYIQQFSPNRTASIRDVGVDLIGGLCGVMLWIAGVAIYRKLSSFSRYHR, translated from the coding sequence GTGCTTCTGATTATATCGTGGATTTTGTTCATCTGGTCCATGTCAGCACAATCCTACCAGCAACAAACGATTCAGCCTTGGCTTCATCAATGGTCTGAGCAGATCCAATGGGTATTAAGCTTGCCTGATATCCAGTTCACTTATGGTGAGCATCATTATTCACTGAACGCACGCCCCTATGACTTTGCCGAGTTCATATTTCGTAAAAGTGCGCATGTATTTGTTTATGCTGTGCTAGCTGTACTTGTCTATTGTGGCATGCGTTATCGAAGAAGCGGTATGAAAACCTGTATAGGAATTGCACTGGCTACTGTGATTGTGATCGCATCAATTGATGAATATATCCAGCAATTCAGCCCCAATCGGACAGCTTCCATTCGAGATGTAGGAGTTGATCTGATTGGTGGTCTCTGTGGTGTTATGTTATGGATAGCGGGCGTAGCGATCTATCGAAAATTAAGTTCATTTAGCCGCTATCATCGCTAA
- a CDS encoding ABC transporter ATP-binding protein, whose product MQQEPVVRIQGVSKIISSRSLVSDLTLDISPGQVFGFLGPNGAGKTTTIRMMVGLMSISKGDIFISGHSVKNEFEKAVAQVGAIVENPEMYKFLTGYQNLVHFARMSPGVTKERIAETIERVGLTARIHDKVKTYSLGMRQRLGVAQAILHKPKLLVLDEPTNGLDPQGIRELRDYLRQLTQEEGITVFVSSHLLSEMELMCDTVAIIQNGKLIDVRNLRAEAGSDALIEVAFELNDADRAADLIQGAVVQGNVLVMRVSREQIPDINAKLVSEGFQVYGIRNVTHTLEEQFLQVTGGGGIG is encoded by the coding sequence ATGCAGCAGGAGCCGGTCGTCCGGATTCAGGGCGTCAGCAAAATCATATCCTCCCGATCATTGGTCAGCGACCTGACTCTGGATATTTCTCCGGGGCAGGTTTTTGGTTTTTTAGGACCTAATGGCGCGGGGAAAACAACAACGATTCGGATGATGGTTGGACTGATGTCCATCAGTAAAGGTGATATTTTCATCTCGGGACACAGTGTGAAGAATGAATTTGAGAAGGCGGTAGCCCAGGTAGGAGCTATTGTGGAAAATCCGGAAATGTACAAGTTTCTGACCGGGTACCAGAATCTCGTTCACTTTGCCCGCATGTCGCCGGGAGTTACGAAGGAACGTATTGCTGAGACGATTGAGCGTGTGGGGCTTACGGCCCGTATTCACGATAAGGTCAAAACCTATTCACTGGGCATGCGCCAGCGTCTGGGTGTCGCGCAAGCGATATTACATAAACCGAAGCTGCTTGTACTGGATGAGCCGACTAATGGTCTGGACCCACAGGGTATACGGGAACTGAGAGATTATTTGCGTCAGCTTACCCAAGAGGAAGGTATTACAGTCTTTGTATCCAGTCATTTGTTGTCAGAGATGGAGCTGATGTGTGATACGGTGGCCATCATCCAGAATGGCAAGTTAATCGATGTAAGAAACCTTCGGGCTGAAGCCGGTTCGGATGCATTAATCGAAGTTGCTTTTGAGCTGAATGATGCAGATCGTGCTGCGGATCTGATTCAGGGTGCTGTCGTACAGGGCAATGTCCTGGTGATGCGGGTGTCTCGTGAGCAGATTCCGGATATCAATGCCAAGCTGGTTAGCGAAGGGTTTCAGGTATACGGTATTCGTAACGTGACTCACACCCTGGAAGAACAATTCTTGCAAGTCACTGGGGGTGGAGGCATTGGGTAG
- a CDS encoding ABC transporter permease, with protein sequence MGSFGNLILNENMKIFRRPRTWIMLSILALISLLMPVLLREGMGSNEVLYWEAAVTTIQITFFLNTIFCVVIAAESVAGEFTWGTIKLLLIRPWSRSKVLASKYLTVVGFSIVSTLLIIAMAMLTSYILFSHDAPGGSSSPATNALTLWGYLYVDLFITLAIAFMVSSVFRSGALAIGLSLFIMFSQSIFSLIFNPVRYEWAKYVLFNNMDLSKYMTSGADFALMGGPSAGMTLGFSIAVLAVYYVIFMVISWVVFSKRDVAG encoded by the coding sequence TTGGGTAGTTTTGGTAATCTGATATTGAACGAGAATATGAAAATTTTCCGTCGTCCCCGTACCTGGATCATGTTATCGATTCTGGCGCTGATCTCGCTATTAATGCCAGTGTTACTGCGAGAAGGAATGGGATCCAATGAAGTTTTGTACTGGGAAGCGGCTGTAACGACCATCCAGATTACGTTTTTCCTGAACACGATCTTCTGTGTCGTGATTGCAGCGGAATCGGTTGCGGGCGAATTCACCTGGGGAACCATTAAGCTATTGCTGATTCGTCCATGGTCACGAAGCAAAGTTCTTGCTTCCAAGTATCTGACCGTCGTTGGCTTCAGCATTGTCAGTACACTGCTGATCATCGCGATGGCCATGCTAACGTCTTATATCCTTTTCTCGCATGATGCTCCGGGAGGAAGCAGTAGTCCGGCTACGAATGCTCTGACGTTATGGGGATATTTGTACGTTGATCTGTTCATTACGCTTGCGATTGCCTTTATGGTGTCCTCCGTATTTCGTTCAGGTGCACTTGCGATTGGATTATCCCTGTTCATTATGTTCTCACAGAGTATCTTTTCACTCATATTCAATCCGGTCCGTTATGAGTGGGCCAAGTATGTTCTGTTCAACAACATGGATCTTAGCAAATACATGACCTCCGGGGCGGATTTTGCGCTAATGGGTGGTCCAAGTGCGGGAATGACACTGGGTTTCTCCATTGCAGTTCTGGCGGTGTATTACGTTATTTTCATGGTGATTTCCTGGGTTGTATTCAGCAAAAGAGATGTGGCAGGCTAA
- a CDS encoding AI-2E family transporter, which produces MINNKFYRICTAIILLLLIVYLGEKVNFIFSPLTSLIHIIIIPLLIAGFFYYLLRPLVDYMERHKIKRALSVLIIYVVIALILAGFSVLVWPSLREQLMNFVENAPALVTSLSDQLNALERSNVVSRYLPDDSNLFSRLSDVLSQGITQVTNYVSGLFSVVSNLVIILATFPIMLYYMLKEGSKFGTNLTLLLPRHYRKDGEETVHEIDEALSNYIVGRVIVNVALGILMYIGFLILGLPYALLLTVVSIILNFIPYVGALLAAIPVVIVAFIESPSMAIWSLVIIVIAQQIQDNLISPYVYGKQLDIHPLTTVILLLVGADLGNILGMIIVIPLYMIIKIIVRKIHYRIVEDKTEL; this is translated from the coding sequence TTGATAAATAACAAGTTCTACCGCATATGCACAGCGATTATTCTGCTGCTGCTCATCGTGTATCTGGGGGAAAAAGTGAACTTTATTTTCAGCCCCCTGACCTCACTGATTCACATCATCATCATTCCGCTGCTGATTGCTGGTTTCTTCTATTATCTGCTGCGCCCGCTTGTCGATTATATGGAAAGGCATAAGATCAAACGTGCATTGTCAGTTCTAATTATTTATGTCGTAATTGCATTAATACTTGCAGGTTTTAGTGTGCTTGTATGGCCTTCCCTGCGTGAACAATTGATGAATTTCGTGGAGAATGCTCCAGCGTTGGTTACTTCACTCAGCGATCAGTTGAATGCACTTGAAAGGAGCAATGTTGTATCCAGATACCTGCCTGATGATTCCAATCTATTCTCACGATTATCCGATGTTCTGAGCCAAGGGATCACTCAGGTAACCAATTATGTCTCCGGGTTATTCTCCGTGGTATCCAATCTGGTTATTATTCTGGCAACGTTCCCGATCATGTTGTATTACATGCTCAAGGAAGGCAGCAAGTTTGGAACGAATCTGACCTTATTGTTGCCAAGGCATTATCGGAAGGATGGGGAAGAAACCGTCCATGAGATCGATGAAGCACTAAGCAACTATATTGTTGGCCGGGTTATTGTTAATGTAGCCCTGGGGATTCTGATGTACATCGGTTTTCTCATCTTAGGTTTGCCTTACGCATTGCTGCTGACTGTTGTATCCATTATTCTGAACTTCATCCCTTATGTGGGTGCTTTGCTGGCAGCTATTCCGGTTGTCATTGTTGCGTTTATCGAATCACCTTCGATGGCGATCTGGTCCCTGGTTATCATTGTAATCGCACAGCAAATTCAGGATAACCTGATCTCACCGTATGTCTATGGCAAACAGCTCGATATTCATCCACTGACTACCGTTATCCTTTTGCTCGTGGGGGCTGACCTGGGAAATATCTTGGGTATGATCATCGTTATTCCCCTGTATATGATTATAAAAATTATAGTTCGCAAGATCCATTATCGGATTGTTGAGGATAAGACTGAACTCTGA
- a CDS encoding GntR family transcriptional regulator yields the protein MIIQLDMQSELPIYSQLVYQIIEGIASGELQLGEALPSVRNLAADIGVNLHTVNKAYTLLKQDGYILVHRQKGVVVNPDGMPGLTDDFLKKQQRELRPIIAEAICRGMTKEELSAVLDQMYDDVKMGHNRE from the coding sequence TTGATTATTCAACTGGATATGCAATCCGAACTTCCCATCTATTCGCAACTTGTTTATCAAATTATTGAAGGCATTGCTAGTGGTGAGTTACAGCTAGGTGAGGCGTTACCTTCGGTTCGGAATTTGGCCGCAGATATCGGTGTTAACCTTCACACCGTCAACAAGGCTTATACACTACTCAAGCAAGATGGATACATTCTGGTTCATAGACAAAAGGGAGTTGTAGTGAACCCTGATGGAATGCCTGGTTTAACGGATGATTTTTTGAAAAAGCAGCAAAGAGAATTAAGACCGATTATTGCGGAAGCGATCTGTCGTGGAATGACCAAAGAGGAACTATCTGCAGTGTTAGACCAAATGTATGATGATGTGAAGATGGGTCACAACAGAGAATAA